From the genome of Triticum aestivum cultivar Chinese Spring chromosome 3B, IWGSC CS RefSeq v2.1, whole genome shotgun sequence, one region includes:
- the LOC123070404 gene encoding uncharacterized protein isoform X2: protein MLTSKYAAGMARPSSPRRFFSDNSLAFFSDAAAPPPTTYSSSPAFPRRRSRPSPKSATPLLHPPLMQKPQHLRLLSAVSTDADLRVCRLCATHHRRRLGSFHAYVLQVLPIRVRATPRGLLCCVQLERHPRAPHSRSPPIDSIWKMAGLVRCWRGGAMLCYCHLICFVKNQGGQMEMYRASKIIPWRDLRSQAVLEILEVWCGGSCRIFYNFTIRSYQL from the exons ATGCTGACCAGCAAGTACGCCGCCGGCATGGCCCGTCCCTCAAGTCCACGACGCTTCTTCTCTGATAACTCTCTTGCCTTCTTTTCTGATGCAGCAGCCCCGCCGCCCACCACCTACTCCTCCTCCCCGGCATTTCCTCGCCGCCGAAGCCGCCCTTCCCCCAAGTCTGCGACGCCTCTCCTGCATCCTCCTCTGATGCAGAAGCCCCAGCACCTTCGCCTCCTCTCCGCTGTCTCCACCGACGCCGACCTTCGCGTATGCCGGCTATGCGCTACACATCATCGGCGGCGGCTGGGCTCCTTCCACGCCTACGTGCTACAGGTTCTTCCAATTAGAGTACGAGCTACTCCCCGAGGACTGCTTTGTTGTGTGCAATTGGAGCGCCACCCACGAGCTCCACACTCGCGTTCTCCTCCAATTGACTCCATCTGGAAGATGGCTGGTCTGGTGCGATGTTGGCGTGGAGGAGCTATGCTCTGCTATTGCCATCTAATATGTTTCGTCAAGAACCAAG GTGGGCAGATGGAGATGTACCGTGCTTCAAAAATTATTCCCTGGCGTGATCTAAG ATCACAGGCTGTGCTAGAAATTTTGGAGGTCTGGTGTGGGGGCAGTTGTCGCATCTTTTACAATTTCACAATTCGGAGTTATCAGTTGTGA
- the LOC123070404 gene encoding uncharacterized protein isoform X1, whose protein sequence is MLTSKYAAGMARPSSPRRFFSDNSLAFFSDAAAPPPTTYSSSPAFPRRRSRPSPKSATPLLHPPLMQKPQHLRLLSAVSTDADLRVCRLCATHHRRRLGSFHAYVLQVLPIRVRATPRGLLCCVQLERHPRAPHSRSPPIDSIWKMAGLVRCWRGGAMLCYCHLICFVKNQGNYVGGQMEMYRASKIIPWRDLRSQAVLEILEVWCGGSCRIFYNFTIRSYQL, encoded by the exons ATGCTGACCAGCAAGTACGCCGCCGGCATGGCCCGTCCCTCAAGTCCACGACGCTTCTTCTCTGATAACTCTCTTGCCTTCTTTTCTGATGCAGCAGCCCCGCCGCCCACCACCTACTCCTCCTCCCCGGCATTTCCTCGCCGCCGAAGCCGCCCTTCCCCCAAGTCTGCGACGCCTCTCCTGCATCCTCCTCTGATGCAGAAGCCCCAGCACCTTCGCCTCCTCTCCGCTGTCTCCACCGACGCCGACCTTCGCGTATGCCGGCTATGCGCTACACATCATCGGCGGCGGCTGGGCTCCTTCCACGCCTACGTGCTACAGGTTCTTCCAATTAGAGTACGAGCTACTCCCCGAGGACTGCTTTGTTGTGTGCAATTGGAGCGCCACCCACGAGCTCCACACTCGCGTTCTCCTCCAATTGACTCCATCTGGAAGATGGCTGGTCTGGTGCGATGTTGGCGTGGAGGAGCTATGCTCTGCTATTGCCATCTAATATGTTTCGTCAAGAACCAAG GCAATTATGTAGGTGGGCAGATGGAGATGTACCGTGCTTCAAAAATTATTCCCTGGCGTGATCTAAG ATCACAGGCTGTGCTAGAAATTTTGGAGGTCTGGTGTGGGGGCAGTTGTCGCATCTTTTACAATTTCACAATTCGGAGTTATCAGTTGTGA
- the LOC123070404 gene encoding uncharacterized protein isoform X4, which translates to MLTSKYAAGMARPSSPRRFFSDNSLAFFSDAAAPPPTTYSSSPAFPRRRSRPSPKSATPLLHPPLMQKPQHLRLLSAVSTDADLRVCRLCATHHRRRLGSFHAYVLQVLPIRVRATPRGLLCCVQLERHPRAPHSRSPPIDSIWKMAGLVRCWRGGAMLCYCHLICFVKNQGGQMEMYRASKIIPWRDLRLC; encoded by the exons ATGCTGACCAGCAAGTACGCCGCCGGCATGGCCCGTCCCTCAAGTCCACGACGCTTCTTCTCTGATAACTCTCTTGCCTTCTTTTCTGATGCAGCAGCCCCGCCGCCCACCACCTACTCCTCCTCCCCGGCATTTCCTCGCCGCCGAAGCCGCCCTTCCCCCAAGTCTGCGACGCCTCTCCTGCATCCTCCTCTGATGCAGAAGCCCCAGCACCTTCGCCTCCTCTCCGCTGTCTCCACCGACGCCGACCTTCGCGTATGCCGGCTATGCGCTACACATCATCGGCGGCGGCTGGGCTCCTTCCACGCCTACGTGCTACAGGTTCTTCCAATTAGAGTACGAGCTACTCCCCGAGGACTGCTTTGTTGTGTGCAATTGGAGCGCCACCCACGAGCTCCACACTCGCGTTCTCCTCCAATTGACTCCATCTGGAAGATGGCTGGTCTGGTGCGATGTTGGCGTGGAGGAGCTATGCTCTGCTATTGCCATCTAATATGTTTCGTCAAGAACCAAG GTGGGCAGATGGAGATGTACCGTGCTTCAAAAATTATTCCCTGGCGTGATCTAAG GCTGTGCTAG
- the LOC123070404 gene encoding uncharacterized protein isoform X3 yields MLTSKYAAGMARPSSPRRFFSDNSLAFFSDAAAPPPTTYSSSPAFPRRRSRPSPKSATPLLHPPLMQKPQHLRLLSAVSTDADLRVCRLCATHHRRRLGSFHAYVLQVLPIRVRATPRGLLCCVQLERHPRAPHSRSPPIDSIWKMAGLVRCWRGGAMLCYCHLICFVKNQGNYVGGQMEMYRASKIIPWRDLRLC; encoded by the exons ATGCTGACCAGCAAGTACGCCGCCGGCATGGCCCGTCCCTCAAGTCCACGACGCTTCTTCTCTGATAACTCTCTTGCCTTCTTTTCTGATGCAGCAGCCCCGCCGCCCACCACCTACTCCTCCTCCCCGGCATTTCCTCGCCGCCGAAGCCGCCCTTCCCCCAAGTCTGCGACGCCTCTCCTGCATCCTCCTCTGATGCAGAAGCCCCAGCACCTTCGCCTCCTCTCCGCTGTCTCCACCGACGCCGACCTTCGCGTATGCCGGCTATGCGCTACACATCATCGGCGGCGGCTGGGCTCCTTCCACGCCTACGTGCTACAGGTTCTTCCAATTAGAGTACGAGCTACTCCCCGAGGACTGCTTTGTTGTGTGCAATTGGAGCGCCACCCACGAGCTCCACACTCGCGTTCTCCTCCAATTGACTCCATCTGGAAGATGGCTGGTCTGGTGCGATGTTGGCGTGGAGGAGCTATGCTCTGCTATTGCCATCTAATATGTTTCGTCAAGAACCAAG GCAATTATGTAGGTGGGCAGATGGAGATGTACCGTGCTTCAAAAATTATTCCCTGGCGTGATCTAAG GCTGTGCTAG